One genomic segment of Natrialbaceae archaeon AArc-T1-2 includes these proteins:
- the hutI gene encoding imidazolonepropionase, whose protein sequence is MTETGAHTLVIHDAAELVVGPATESDATLEVREDAALVAADGAVVAVGESEAITRKYPPENADVAIDASGQAVVPGFVDPHTHAVFAGDRSDEFEARLRGKRYQEILEEGGGILRTVRATRDASADRLLERLLAHLETMLTHGTTTAEVKSGYGLETETELELLEVIDRADAAQPVDCVATFMGAHAVPEEREADDYVDAVVDDQLPAVADQGIAAFCDVFCEEGVFDVAQSRRVLEAGRRVGLEPKVHAEEFTRLGGAELAAELGATSADHLLYATDEDVDALAAAGTVPVFLPGTAFALDEAYADARAFLEAGAPVALATDFNPNCHVRSMGFVQTLACLEMGLAPAEALLGATHDAALAIGREDGTGTLREGAPADALVLEAPSSVHVAYRFDTSAVETVLKGGEVVRRRG, encoded by the coding sequence ATGACCGAGACTGGGGCCCACACGCTCGTGATCCACGACGCGGCGGAGCTCGTGGTCGGGCCCGCCACCGAGTCGGACGCGACCCTCGAGGTCCGCGAGGACGCCGCGCTCGTCGCGGCAGACGGCGCGGTCGTCGCGGTCGGGGAAAGCGAGGCGATCACCCGCAAGTACCCGCCGGAGAACGCCGACGTCGCGATCGACGCGAGCGGACAGGCGGTCGTGCCCGGGTTCGTCGATCCACACACCCACGCGGTCTTCGCCGGCGACCGCTCCGACGAGTTCGAAGCCAGGCTTCGTGGCAAACGCTACCAGGAGATCCTCGAGGAGGGCGGCGGGATTCTCCGGACGGTGCGAGCGACCAGGGATGCGAGCGCGGACCGGCTGCTCGAGCGCCTCCTCGCTCACCTCGAGACCATGCTCACCCACGGGACGACGACGGCGGAGGTCAAGTCCGGCTACGGCCTCGAGACCGAGACCGAACTCGAGCTGCTCGAAGTCATCGACCGCGCCGACGCCGCCCAGCCGGTCGACTGCGTGGCGACGTTCATGGGCGCTCACGCGGTGCCCGAGGAGCGCGAGGCGGACGACTACGTCGACGCGGTCGTCGACGACCAGCTGCCGGCCGTCGCCGATCAGGGGATCGCCGCGTTCTGTGACGTCTTCTGTGAGGAAGGCGTCTTCGACGTTGCCCAGTCCCGACGCGTCCTCGAGGCCGGCCGCCGCGTCGGCCTCGAGCCGAAGGTCCACGCCGAGGAGTTCACCCGGCTGGGCGGGGCGGAACTCGCAGCCGAGCTGGGTGCGACGAGCGCTGATCACCTGCTGTATGCGACCGACGAGGACGTCGACGCGCTCGCAGCGGCGGGTACCGTCCCGGTCTTTCTCCCTGGCACCGCCTTCGCCCTCGACGAGGCTTACGCCGACGCACGGGCGTTTCTCGAGGCCGGCGCGCCGGTCGCACTCGCGACGGACTTCAACCCGAACTGTCACGTCCGGAGTATGGGGTTCGTCCAGACGCTCGCCTGTCTCGAGATGGGACTGGCCCCCGCCGAGGCGTTGCTCGGGGCGACCCACGACGCGGCGCTGGCGATCGGACGCGAGGACGGCACCGGGACGCTCCGGGAGGGTGCGCCGGCGGACGCGCTCGTGCTCGAGGCACCGTCGTCCGTCCACGTCGCCTACCGGTTCGACACCTCGGCCGTCGAGACGGTGCTCAAAGGCGGCGAGGTGGTGCGACGTCGTGGCTGA
- a CDS encoding DUF6276 family protein produces the protein MACTCERDPVAFSIPAPWHEHAPENAAVAAICPRCLAVYPAEDAATSDGSDPDPDPDFSRVSETFPTGDGAVALALTLGLCDSLATNRASLEATLEAAERAGVDPLLAIDRLCADPSIEPAIDLERRREQLESLLY, from the coding sequence CTGGCGTGTACGTGTGAGCGCGACCCCGTCGCGTTTTCGATTCCCGCGCCCTGGCACGAGCACGCCCCCGAGAACGCGGCCGTGGCGGCGATCTGTCCGCGCTGTCTCGCCGTGTATCCGGCCGAGGACGCAGCGACATCCGACGGTTCCGACCCCGACCCCGATCCCGATTTCTCACGCGTAAGCGAGACGTTCCCGACCGGCGACGGCGCGGTCGCGCTCGCGCTTACCCTCGGCCTGTGTGACTCGCTCGCGACCAACCGCGCGAGTCTCGAGGCGACCCTCGAGGCCGCCGAACGGGCCGGCGTCGACCCGCTACTGGCGATCGATCGGCTGTGTGCCGATCCCTCGATCGAGCCCGCGATCGACCTCGAGCGCCGGCGTGAGCAACTCGAGTCGCTTCTGTACTAG
- a CDS encoding V-type ATP synthase subunit D: MAKDVKPTRKNLMAIEDRIELSERGHGTLEKKRDGLIMEFMDILDKAQDVRGDLADDYEQAQKKINMARAMEGDVAVRGAAAALEEHPEITTESKNIMGVVVPQIESSRVSKSLDQRGYGVLGTSARIDEAAEAYEDLLESIILAAEVETAMKKMLKEIETTKRRVNALEFKLLPELYESQEYIEQKLEEQEREEIFRLKKIKEKKEQEEADERDAEDADEEEPEQTAASGVPGDD; encoded by the coding sequence ATGGCCAAGGACGTCAAGCCCACCCGCAAGAACTTGATGGCGATCGAAGATCGCATCGAGCTCTCCGAGCGGGGCCACGGCACACTCGAGAAGAAACGGGACGGGCTGATCATGGAGTTCATGGACATCCTGGACAAGGCCCAGGACGTCCGTGGCGACCTCGCCGACGATTACGAGCAGGCCCAGAAGAAGATCAACATGGCCCGGGCGATGGAAGGCGACGTCGCGGTCCGGGGCGCGGCCGCGGCCCTCGAGGAACACCCCGAGATCACCACCGAGTCGAAAAACATCATGGGCGTCGTCGTCCCACAGATCGAGTCCTCCCGGGTCTCGAAGAGCCTGGACCAGCGTGGCTACGGCGTACTCGGCACCTCCGCGCGTATCGACGAGGCCGCAGAAGCCTACGAGGACTTACTCGAGAGCATCATCCTCGCCGCCGAGGTCGAGACGGCGATGAAGAAGATGCTCAAAGAGATCGAGACGACGAAACGCCGCGTCAACGCCCTCGAGTTCAAGCTCCTGCCCGAACTGTACGAGAGCCAGGAGTACATCGAACAGAAACTCGAAGAACAGGAACGCGAGGAGATCTTCCGGCTGAAGAAGATCAAAGAGAAGAAAGAACAGGAGGAAGCCGACGAGCGAGACGCCGAGGATGCAGACGAGGAAGAGCCAGAACAGACGGCTGCAAGCGGCGTTCCCGGCGACGACTGA
- a CDS encoding 2-isopropylmalate synthase → MVGRDALDVDDDRTVQLLDTTLRDGEQAPGISLSPEEKVEIATALERAGVDVIEAGSACTGPGERQGIARVTDLDLDAVVTSFCRGIRNDIDLALECGVDGIHLVVPSSDRHIEGKVGTTHEGNLETTAELVAYAADHDLWVEVIGEDGSRADLEYLEELMGTALDAGADRVCFADTVGHTGPERTYEAVSRLAELGPTSAHTHDDLGLGVTNALAGIAAGADLIHCTVNGLGERAGNVALEEVAIALDHVYDVETLELEELYDLAQIVSRATGVELAPNKAVIGQNAFTHESGIHTDGTLKDEKMYEPYPPETVGRERRLALGKHTGRAGVEATLEEHGVEAGDDEVAEIATRVTELGDRGRRVTDADLLAVAEDVTGDDRERTVELLELTAISGSDVPTASVRLDVAGEERVASGTGSGPVDAAVAAVRDALGTAADAELDSYHVDAVTGGTDAVVTVEVTMRRDDRTVTVARSEADITRASVTAMVDALDRLLENEQNPTLPADD, encoded by the coding sequence ATGGTAGGCCGTGACGCACTTGACGTTGACGACGATCGTACTGTTCAGCTCCTGGATACGACCCTTCGCGATGGCGAGCAAGCGCCTGGCATCTCGCTTTCCCCCGAGGAAAAAGTCGAGATCGCCACCGCGTTAGAGCGCGCCGGGGTCGACGTGATCGAGGCCGGCAGCGCCTGCACCGGCCCCGGCGAACGCCAGGGGATCGCCCGCGTGACCGACCTCGACCTCGACGCCGTGGTGACGAGTTTCTGTCGTGGCATCAGAAACGACATCGACCTCGCACTCGAGTGTGGCGTCGACGGCATCCACCTCGTCGTCCCATCGAGCGACCGCCACATCGAGGGGAAAGTCGGCACGACCCACGAGGGCAACCTCGAGACGACCGCAGAGCTCGTCGCGTACGCTGCCGATCACGACCTCTGGGTCGAGGTCATCGGCGAAGACGGCTCCCGGGCCGACCTCGAGTACCTCGAGGAACTGATGGGAACCGCACTCGACGCCGGCGCCGACCGGGTCTGTTTCGCCGACACCGTCGGCCACACTGGTCCCGAACGCACCTACGAAGCCGTCTCCCGGCTCGCCGAGCTCGGACCCACGAGCGCCCACACCCACGACGACCTCGGACTCGGAGTCACCAACGCGCTCGCGGGTATCGCCGCGGGTGCCGATCTCATCCACTGTACCGTCAACGGGCTGGGCGAACGTGCCGGCAACGTCGCCTTAGAAGAGGTCGCGATCGCGCTCGATCACGTCTACGATGTCGAGACGCTCGAGCTCGAGGAGCTGTACGACCTCGCACAGATCGTCTCCCGGGCGACCGGCGTCGAGCTCGCGCCGAACAAGGCCGTCATCGGACAGAACGCGTTCACCCACGAAAGCGGCATCCACACCGACGGGACGCTCAAAGACGAGAAGATGTACGAGCCGTACCCGCCCGAGACCGTCGGCCGGGAACGCCGGCTCGCGCTCGGGAAACACACCGGGCGGGCGGGCGTCGAAGCGACTCTCGAGGAACACGGCGTCGAGGCAGGCGACGACGAGGTCGCCGAGATCGCCACGCGCGTGACCGAACTCGGCGACCGCGGCCGACGGGTCACCGACGCCGACTTGCTCGCCGTCGCCGAGGACGTCACCGGCGACGACCGCGAACGCACCGTCGAACTCCTCGAGCTCACCGCGATCAGCGGGAGCGACGTCCCGACCGCGAGCGTCCGCCTCGACGTCGCCGGCGAGGAACGGGTCGCAAGCGGCACGGGATCGGGGCCGGTCGACGCCGCCGTCGCGGCAGTGCGAGACGCACTCGGGACGGCCGCTGACGCCGAACTCGACTCCTATCACGTCGACGCGGTCACCGGCGGCACCGACGCGGTCGTCACCGTCGAGGTGACGATGCGCAGAGACGATCGTACGGTGACCGTCGCCCGTAGCGAGGCCGACATCACGCGTGCGAGCGTGACAGCCATGGTCGACGCACTCGACCGGCTGCTCGAGAACGAGCAGAACCCGACCCTGCCCGCAGACGACTAA
- a CDS encoding beta-CASP ribonuclease aCPSF1: MSTVEQQLDELKAEITSELPSDISVSSVKYEGPELVVYTRDPKKFAQQGDLIRKLASKLRKRITVRPDPSVLSRPSEAREEIMDVIPEEAGVTDLDFHVDTGEVVIEAEKPGMVIGRHGSTLREITKSVGWTPEVVRTPPIESSTVSNVRNFLKQERDERRDILETVGRQIHREEMSDDEYVRITTLGCCREVGRASFILSTPETRVLIDCGDKPGAEGEVPYLHVPEALGAGAQNLDAVVLTHAHLDHSALIPLLFKYGYDGPIYCTEPTRDLMGLLTLDYLDVAAKEGRTPPYDSEQVREAIKHTIPLEYGDVTDIAPDVKLTFHNAGHILGSAVSHFHIGDGLYNVAFSGDIHYEDTRLFNGAVNDFPRVETLVLESTYGGRNDYQTDQEDSERKLKKVISETAERGGKVLIPAFAVGRSQEIMLVLEEAMREGEIPSMPVHLDGMIWEATAIHTTYPEYLRDDLRDRIFHEDENPFLAEEFNHIDGGEEERQEVADGGPAIILSTSGMVTGGPIMSWLGHIGPDPDSTLVFVGYQAQGTLGRRIQNGWDEIPTSEVGHGGPNGNGRGTLTLNVDVETVDGFSGHADRAGLENFVKTMNPRPEKVLCVHGDERSTQDLSSALYHEYDMRTFAPKNLETFRFL, encoded by the coding sequence ATGAGCACTGTAGAGCAGCAACTCGACGAACTGAAAGCAGAGATCACGAGTGAGCTACCGAGTGATATCTCGGTCTCCTCGGTGAAGTACGAGGGTCCCGAACTGGTAGTCTACACGCGCGACCCGAAGAAGTTCGCCCAGCAAGGCGACCTCATCCGGAAGCTCGCGAGCAAACTCCGGAAGCGCATCACCGTCCGCCCGGATCCGAGCGTTCTCTCGCGACCGAGCGAGGCTCGCGAGGAGATCATGGACGTCATCCCCGAGGAGGCCGGCGTCACCGATCTGGACTTTCACGTCGATACCGGCGAGGTCGTCATCGAGGCCGAGAAGCCGGGGATGGTGATCGGCCGCCACGGCTCGACGCTGCGTGAGATCACCAAAAGCGTCGGCTGGACGCCCGAAGTCGTCCGAACGCCGCCGATCGAATCGTCGACGGTCTCGAACGTCCGCAACTTCCTCAAACAGGAGCGGGACGAACGACGAGATATTCTAGAGACGGTCGGCCGACAGATCCACCGCGAGGAGATGTCCGACGACGAGTACGTCCGGATCACCACGCTGGGCTGTTGTCGCGAGGTCGGCCGGGCCTCCTTTATCCTCTCGACGCCCGAAACGCGCGTGCTTATCGACTGCGGTGACAAACCCGGCGCCGAAGGCGAAGTCCCGTACCTCCACGTCCCCGAAGCCCTCGGTGCGGGTGCCCAGAATCTGGACGCCGTCGTCCTCACCCACGCCCACCTCGATCACTCCGCACTCATCCCCTTGCTCTTTAAGTACGGCTACGACGGACCGATCTACTGTACCGAGCCGACGCGGGATCTGATGGGGCTGTTGACGCTTGACTACTTAGACGTCGCGGCAAAGGAAGGTCGGACGCCGCCGTACGATTCCGAGCAGGTCCGGGAAGCGATCAAACACACCATTCCGCTCGAGTACGGCGACGTCACCGACATCGCGCCGGACGTCAAACTCACCTTCCACAACGCCGGTCACATCCTCGGCTCTGCCGTCTCGCACTTTCACATCGGCGACGGCCTCTACAACGTCGCCTTCTCCGGTGACATCCACTACGAGGACACCCGGCTGTTCAACGGCGCGGTCAACGACTTCCCGCGGGTCGAAACCCTCGTCCTCGAGTCGACCTACGGCGGACGCAACGACTACCAGACCGACCAGGAAGACTCCGAGCGCAAGCTCAAGAAGGTCATCAGCGAGACCGCAGAGCGGGGTGGCAAGGTACTCATCCCCGCCTTCGCGGTCGGTCGCTCCCAGGAGATCATGCTCGTCCTGGAGGAGGCGATGCGCGAGGGTGAGATCCCCTCGATGCCGGTCCATCTGGACGGGATGATCTGGGAGGCGACGGCGATTCATACCACCTACCCCGAGTATCTGCGTGACGACCTCCGGGATCGGATCTTCCACGAGGACGAGAACCCGTTCCTCGCCGAGGAGTTCAACCACATCGACGGCGGCGAGGAAGAACGCCAGGAGGTCGCCGACGGCGGTCCCGCGATCATCCTCTCGACGTCGGGGATGGTCACTGGAGGTCCGATCATGTCCTGGCTCGGCCACATCGGTCCCGACCCGGACTCGACGCTCGTCTTCGTCGGCTACCAGGCCCAGGGGACGCTCGGCCGGCGCATCCAGAACGGCTGGGACGAGATCCCCACGAGCGAGGTCGGCCACGGCGGTCCCAACGGCAACGGCCGCGGCACCCTGACGCTCAACGTCGACGTCGAGACCGTCGACGGCTTCTCCGGCCACGCCGACCGCGCCGGCCTCGAGAACTTCGTGAAGACGATGAACCCCCGCCCTGAGAAGGTGCTGTGTGTCCACGGCGACGAACGCTCGACGCAGGACCTCTCCTCGGCGCTGTACCACGAGTACGATATGCGGACGTTCGCGCCGAAGAACCTCGAGACGTTCCGCTTCCTCTAA
- a CDS encoding endonuclease III domain-containing protein, translating into MYWEKTYGGRDAFPCLVRTILSQNTSDVASQPAYDGLCERYDEPDRDLAAALAVADRDELAETISAAGLYNQKSEMIQEAATWILEEFDSAAGFDKYVTEEAPEKVRQTLLSIHGVGPKTADCVLLFAGGQSGVFPVDTHVHRIYRRMGIAPPDADHEEVRAVLERDVPAAKCGFGHTATIQFGREYCTARKPACLEDPEACPLADRCDQVGVYPETGEVVDPADAPEAE; encoded by the coding sequence GTGTACTGGGAGAAGACCTACGGCGGCCGAGACGCCTTCCCCTGTCTCGTCCGGACGATCCTTAGCCAGAACACGAGCGACGTCGCGAGCCAGCCCGCCTACGACGGGCTGTGCGAACGCTACGACGAGCCCGACCGCGACCTCGCCGCGGCGCTCGCGGTGGCCGACCGCGACGAACTCGCCGAGACGATCAGCGCGGCCGGCCTCTACAATCAGAAGTCCGAAATGATCCAGGAAGCGGCCACGTGGATTCTCGAGGAGTTCGACTCCGCGGCCGGCTTCGACAAGTACGTCACCGAGGAAGCGCCCGAGAAGGTCCGCCAGACCCTCCTCTCGATCCACGGCGTCGGCCCCAAGACTGCCGACTGCGTGTTGCTGTTCGCCGGCGGGCAATCCGGCGTCTTCCCCGTCGACACCCACGTTCACCGGATCTACCGTCGCATGGGGATCGCCCCGCCCGACGCCGATCACGAGGAGGTACGGGCCGTCCTCGAGCGTGACGTTCCCGCCGCGAAGTGTGGCTTCGGCCACACGGCGACGATCCAGTTCGGGAGAGAGTACTGTACGGCACGCAAGCCGGCCTGCCTCGAGGACCCCGAGGCCTGTCCGCTCGCCGACCGCTGTGACCAGGTCGGGGTCTACCCCGAGACGGGCGAGGTCGTCGACCCGGCCGACGCCCCCGAAGCGGAATAA
- a CDS encoding DUF7282 domain-containing protein codes for MATDKESHQTAATESRTENDRTATGTADQGRQHHVSRRRVLIGAGTTGALVLGAGTASANAPTEGANVTIGTQCTSGTHVTINRVFMSDGGYVSIHDTRRLHNIGGPERFDMNDPDLDPINASLIGITPLMEPGGYNDIEVPLLDTVDHGGTIPASPMSRDCGEYAFKQNAHGLAEGQPLFAIPHRNDPKTGDDFVTTDPAYREPEHNHTLGHDGLSIVHDIAAVHHEDDLQPHRSSVHQTVAEIRREFS; via the coding sequence ATGGCAACAGACAAAGAGTCACATCAAACGGCGGCGACAGAATCGCGGACGGAGAACGACCGTACTGCGACGGGGACGGCAGACCAAGGACGACAGCACCACGTTTCGAGGCGACGCGTGTTGATCGGTGCCGGAACCACCGGTGCACTCGTGCTCGGGGCTGGCACAGCCAGCGCGAACGCTCCCACCGAAGGGGCCAACGTGACGATCGGGACACAGTGCACGAGTGGAACGCACGTTACCATCAATCGCGTGTTCATGTCCGACGGCGGCTACGTATCGATTCACGACACCCGCCGATTGCACAACATTGGCGGGCCGGAAAGGTTTGACATGAACGATCCGGATCTTGATCCGATCAACGCCAGCCTGATCGGGATCACACCGTTGATGGAACCCGGCGGCTACAACGACATCGAGGTGCCGCTGCTCGACACCGTGGATCACGGTGGCACGATCCCGGCTAGTCCGATGTCACGCGATTGCGGCGAGTACGCGTTCAAGCAGAACGCTCACGGACTCGCCGAAGGACAACCGCTGTTCGCGATTCCTCATCGAAACGATCCGAAAACAGGCGACGATTTCGTCACCACCGATCCCGCGTATCGTGAACCCGAACACAATCACACGCTCGGTCACGATGGGCTGTCGATCGTTCACGATATCGCAGCGGTCCACCACGAAGACGATCTGCAACCGCATCGGTCGTCGGTGCATCAGACCGTCGCCGAGATCCGCCGCGAGTTCAGTTGA
- a CDS encoding DUF2080 family transposase-associated protein, translated as MEDRFEIHGHEVVEGDVTRVGNGAHVLVPKDWLGAEVKVVRTTDPQQDGEE; from the coding sequence ATGGAAGATCGGTTCGAAATTCACGGACACGAAGTTGTGGAAGGTGACGTTACCCGTGTCGGGAACGGAGCACACGTCCTCGTTCCGAAGGACTGGCTCGGCGCCGAAGTCAAAGTCGTCCGCACTACCGACCCCCAACAAGACGGCGAGGAATGA
- a CDS encoding PQQ-binding-like beta-propeller repeat protein, which yields MDRRSFCAVTGVALSAGCLQLQEAETGDGSGDETEDEPPAETAPSEGVQSVTLTEAFTLEDRLRATFSHEGSFWGFVDHRLQAVGPDGTLEWESDSVGDDVSLVPSTLLAGSEVGGSCVAFSPDRVFAGGLEGGVDTGRDERATLYAFDRETGTLEWEDAVERPPEYVRPLSATTVADVVVAAIDVGSGSDDEPWVLRALEVDTGESRWEESLEDVRIQHILAHDETLFVSTDDGLLEFDPESGSQTGTVDVTALPPHASPTDDVLCCATLAGIERVDLATGEIEWIEDRERPIGSLAADDASVYGIDHAGYVTALDRGTGEQRWESRLPIENVRNGGFVSSGDVLWASGNDGSLYGLAAADGELLYDESHHDYGFHLGAIDDVLLTSSSERGFVTVVTFGSNQQSSVASRNPKSSFKL from the coding sequence ATGGACCGGCGGTCATTCTGTGCAGTGACGGGAGTTGCCCTCTCGGCTGGCTGCCTCCAGTTACAGGAGGCCGAAACCGGCGACGGGAGCGGTGACGAGACCGAGGACGAGCCACCAGCAGAGACCGCACCATCGGAGGGCGTCCAGAGCGTCACCCTCACGGAGGCGTTCACACTGGAGGATCGGCTCCGGGCCACGTTCAGCCACGAGGGATCGTTCTGGGGGTTCGTCGACCATCGACTGCAGGCCGTCGGGCCGGATGGCACGCTCGAGTGGGAGAGCGACTCGGTCGGAGACGACGTCTCCCTCGTTCCGTCGACGCTGCTGGCTGGCAGTGAAGTCGGCGGCTCCTGTGTCGCGTTCAGCCCCGATCGGGTCTTCGCGGGTGGGCTCGAGGGCGGAGTGGACACTGGACGTGACGAGCGGGCCACACTCTACGCCTTCGACCGCGAAACGGGCACACTCGAGTGGGAAGACGCCGTCGAGCGTCCGCCGGAGTACGTCAGGCCTCTCTCGGCCACGACCGTTGCCGACGTCGTCGTGGCCGCGATCGACGTCGGGAGCGGCAGCGACGACGAGCCGTGGGTGCTTCGGGCACTCGAGGTCGACACCGGCGAATCACGGTGGGAGGAATCCCTCGAGGACGTTCGCATTCAGCACATCCTCGCCCACGACGAGACGCTGTTCGTCTCGACCGACGATGGCCTCCTCGAGTTCGATCCCGAGAGCGGATCCCAGACGGGAACCGTCGACGTTACGGCCCTTCCACCACACGCCAGCCCGACCGACGACGTGCTGTGCTGTGCGACGTTGGCGGGAATCGAACGCGTCGACCTCGCTACGGGCGAGATCGAGTGGATCGAAGATCGAGAGCGGCCGATCGGATCGCTCGCTGCCGACGACGCGTCGGTTTACGGCATCGACCACGCCGGCTACGTCACCGCGCTCGACCGTGGGACCGGCGAGCAGCGCTGGGAGTCGCGCCTCCCGATCGAGAACGTCCGTAACGGTGGCTTCGTCTCGAGTGGGGACGTCCTGTGGGCCAGCGGCAACGATGGCAGCCTCTACGGGCTTGCGGCGGCAGACGGCGAACTGCTGTACGACGAGTCCCACCACGACTACGGGTTCCACCTCGGCGCCATCGACGACGTGCTCCTGACGAGTTCGTCGGAGAGAGGGTTCGTAACTGTTGTTACATTTGGCAGTAATCAGCAATCTTCAGTAGCTTCCCGCAACCCCAAGAGCAGCTTTAAGTTATAA
- a CDS encoding PQQ-binding-like beta-propeller repeat protein, which translates to MNERGRASRPRAVGRRRLLRSGAAVGGIGLAGCMQPLLEEGEAAEDGEPAEEPGDGGGETPDTDAESDDGVEVVEELHLEPAWEVDRFGSSVVTHDGQFLTQVGERQLTALDADGGVQWEAAPLERDDHSYALPGGSGNQDGVSVLDDVRYVGTLPHGDHAGRVFAYEYDGGSTRFEHEPDESVSIRHLTGTADGVVYYGSDPENDIWLVRALEYDGETRWTIRLEDDGDGPWNVRNLVAGDGLVIATDELAVGVYDLADGSLVETIDLDPVVREAHSSNDSLVYLRTDNGDRLTALERSSFDLAWEQDLERTAVSPTALVDGVIYAGSEGGFVHAYDAADGTLLWESPRLAGRIDTRPTVGEFVWATDDLGTIYALERDDGTVRYREDYREGLDSSTAYNEVTIAAIDGTVLIGESGQAYRVRSA; encoded by the coding sequence ATGAACGAGCGGGGACGAGCGTCGAGGCCTCGAGCCGTCGGCAGGCGGAGACTGCTCCGATCGGGCGCAGCCGTGGGCGGTATCGGACTCGCAGGCTGTATGCAACCGCTGCTCGAGGAGGGAGAAGCGGCGGAGGACGGCGAGCCAGCCGAGGAACCCGGCGACGGAGGCGGGGAGACCCCGGACACCGACGCCGAGAGTGACGACGGCGTCGAAGTCGTCGAGGAACTGCACCTCGAGCCCGCCTGGGAGGTGGACCGCTTCGGCTCGAGCGTCGTTACCCACGACGGCCAGTTTTTAACACAGGTCGGAGAGCGGCAATTGACCGCGCTCGACGCAGACGGTGGGGTTCAGTGGGAGGCGGCACCGCTAGAGAGGGACGATCACTCCTACGCCCTCCCGGGCGGCAGTGGCAACCAAGACGGGGTTTCCGTTCTGGACGACGTCCGCTACGTCGGGACGCTCCCCCACGGCGACCATGCCGGTCGCGTCTTCGCCTACGAATACGACGGCGGCTCGACCCGTTTCGAACACGAGCCGGACGAATCAGTCAGTATTCGGCATCTCACCGGCACAGCCGACGGCGTCGTCTACTACGGGTCCGACCCCGAGAACGACATCTGGTTAGTGCGCGCGCTCGAGTACGATGGCGAGACGCGCTGGACGATCCGGCTCGAAGACGACGGCGACGGCCCGTGGAACGTCCGCAACCTCGTCGCCGGCGACGGCCTGGTGATCGCGACAGACGAACTCGCAGTCGGCGTGTACGACCTCGCGGACGGGTCGCTCGTCGAGACCATCGATCTCGACCCCGTCGTGCGAGAAGCGCACTCCAGCAACGACTCGCTGGTGTATCTGCGAACGGACAACGGTGATCGACTCACCGCACTCGAGCGGTCCTCGTTCGATCTCGCCTGGGAACAGGACCTCGAGCGGACCGCGGTGAGTCCGACGGCGCTCGTCGACGGCGTCATCTACGCTGGATCCGAGGGTGGGTTCGTCCACGCCTACGACGCCGCGGACGGAACGCTGCTGTGGGAATCGCCGCGACTCGCCGGCCGGATCGACACGCGACCGACCGTCGGGGAGTTCGTCTGGGCGACCGACGACCTCGGAACGATCTACGCACTCGAGCGCGACGACGGAACGGTCCGGTACCGGGAAGACTACCGCGAGGGGCTCGATTCCTCGACGGCCTACAACGAAGTGACCATCGCCGCCATCGACGGGACTGTGTTGATCGGCGAGAGCGGGCAGGCCTACCGGGTGAGATCGGCCTGA